The following proteins are encoded in a genomic region of Papaver somniferum cultivar HN1 unplaced genomic scaffold, ASM357369v1 unplaced-scaffold_10, whole genome shotgun sequence:
- the LOC113326242 gene encoding uncharacterized protein LOC113326242, with the protein MEIFPSNASRSHEQFFSLEAVGKISKNPLNAVESDSGFELDGKKKAREALKQLDNQLQSLTTTTPPPNIRRVSSSPPKNLDSKADIDRDMMREPPPEYSDSFFAYSAFALLFISVFYNILFLTVIKPSIDGPAPAAYTYIITNQAVKEAPIDSPPIGNPE; encoded by the exons ATGGAAATTTTTCCAAGCAATGCCTCTCGCTCGCATGAACAGTTTTTCTCATTGGAAGCTGTTGGAAAAATATCCAAGAAT CCTCTAAATGCCGTTGAGAGTGATTCTGGATTTGAATTGGATGGAAAGAAGAAAGCGCGAGAAGCTCTAAAACAGCTCGACAACCAGCTTCAAAGCCTCACCACCACAACTCCACCGCCAAACATAAGGAGGGTCTCTTCTTCTCCGCCGAAAAACTTGGATTCCAAGGCTGACATAGATAGAGATATGATGAGGGAACCACCGCCGGAGTATTCTGATTCGTTTTTTGCCTACTCGGCGTTTGCTCTCCTATTTATCTCAGTTTTCTACAATATACTATTCCTCACAGTTATTAAACCATCTATCGATGGACCAGCACCAGCTGCATATACTTATATTATCACTAATCAAGCTGTGAAAGAAGCTCCAATTGATTCACCACCAATTGGTAACCCGGAGTGA